One Polypterus senegalus isolate Bchr_013 chromosome 10, ASM1683550v1, whole genome shotgun sequence DNA segment encodes these proteins:
- the LOC120536212 gene encoding heat shock protein beta-11-like has protein sequence MWSSSLFQPSFSTPMAVRVPVSALWPQSQLICVEMENEMARQMDNMRRSADLMNQLQHFLRRETLDAETAPSSAARRAPSCKVEKDGQHFSATLEVEDFIPEELTVKQVGRKVLLSGKKEKKEESEEGSYSYRYQEFRRELELPEDVNPEELSCSLNNGQLRIEAPWMALPSVPERVVPIKSDNTGCIKSGEEQKKECGMERE, from the coding sequence ATGTGGTCGTCTTCTCTCTTTCAGCCTTCGTTTAGCACACCGATGGCAGTGAGAGTTCCCGTCAGTGCGCTGTGGCCTCAGTCGCAGCTCATTTGTGTTGAAATGGAGAATGAAATGGCGAGGCAGATGGACAACATGAGGAGAAGCGCTGACCTGATGAATCAGCTCCAGCATTTCTTACGGAGAGAGACCCTTGATGCAGAGACAGCTCCCAGCTCGGCTGCACGTAGAGCACCTTCATGCAAGGTGGAGAAGGACGGACAGCACTTTTCTGCTACTCTGGAGGTGGAAGACTTCATTCCCGAGGAGCTGACAGTTAAACAGGTGGGACGGAAAGTCTTGTTGAgcggaaagaaagaaaagaaagaggaaagcGAAGAGGGATCCTACAGCTACAGGTACCAGGAGTTCAGACGAGAGCTCGAGCTGCCAGAAGACGTGAACCCCGAGGAGCTGAGCTGCTCGCTAAACAACGGACAGCTGCGCATCGAAGCACCATGGATggcactgcccagtgtgcccGAGAGAGTGGTGCCCATTAAAAGTGACAACACGGGGTGCATTAAGAGTGGAGAGGAGCAAAAGAAGGAGTGTGGGATGGAAAGGGAATGA